Proteins from a genomic interval of Mycobacterium conspicuum:
- a CDS encoding CocE/NonD family hydrolase — protein sequence MLGLPRPTTRYTVNAVRVPMRDGVELVADHYAPVTSRPAGTVLVRAPYGRGFPFALIFARLYADRGYHVVLQSVRGTFGSGGEFEPMANEAADGADTAAWLRQQPWFTGRFATIGVSYLGFTQWALLSDPPPELAAAVITAGPHDMLASVWGTGAFAVGDFLGWSDMVARQEEPKLRGVIRQTRIARMVARAAAEVPLGGGARALLGAGAPWFESWAAHGGDGDPFWDRMRHPAALDRASVPVLLLGGWQDIFLRQTLQQYRHLRDRGVDVALTMGPWTHTDLLTKALATGVRQTLDWLGAHLGGAPPRRPGRVNVFVNHHGWRHLPDWPPATTDHSLYLQPGGRLGENAPEPGVAPATFRYDPADPTPTTGGPLLSTEGGYADDSRLARRADVLDFTGDPLDRDLYVYGNPVIELAHTSDNPHADLFVRVSEVDARGRSRNVSESYRRLDAGQEAVSIELDGTAHRFAAGTRIRVLIAGGWFPRYARNLGTDEPVLTARQLKPATHRVHFGSSRLVLPVGGPLTD from the coding sequence ATGCTGGGGCTGCCGCGGCCCACCACGCGCTACACGGTGAACGCAGTCCGCGTCCCGATGCGCGACGGCGTCGAGCTGGTGGCCGATCACTACGCGCCGGTGACCTCGCGACCGGCCGGCACCGTGCTGGTCCGCGCGCCCTACGGGCGCGGGTTTCCGTTCGCGCTGATCTTCGCCCGGCTCTACGCCGACCGCGGCTACCACGTGGTGCTGCAAAGCGTGCGCGGAACCTTCGGGTCGGGCGGCGAGTTCGAGCCGATGGCCAACGAGGCCGCGGACGGCGCCGACACCGCGGCGTGGCTGCGTCAGCAGCCCTGGTTCACCGGCCGGTTCGCCACCATCGGGGTGTCGTACTTGGGATTCACCCAGTGGGCGCTGCTGTCCGATCCGCCGCCGGAGCTGGCCGCGGCGGTGATCACCGCGGGCCCGCACGACATGCTGGCCTCGGTGTGGGGCACCGGAGCGTTCGCCGTCGGCGACTTCCTGGGCTGGAGCGACATGGTCGCCCGCCAAGAGGAGCCGAAGCTGCGCGGCGTGATCCGTCAGACGCGCATCGCCCGGATGGTGGCGCGCGCGGCGGCCGAAGTGCCGTTGGGCGGCGGCGCCCGGGCGCTGCTCGGGGCGGGCGCGCCGTGGTTCGAGTCCTGGGCAGCGCACGGCGGCGACGGCGACCCGTTCTGGGATCGGATGCGCCACCCCGCCGCTCTGGACCGCGCGTCGGTGCCGGTGTTGCTGCTGGGCGGCTGGCAGGACATCTTCCTGCGCCAGACGCTGCAGCAATACCGGCACCTGCGGGACCGGGGCGTCGACGTCGCCCTGACCATGGGCCCGTGGACGCACACCGACCTGCTCACCAAGGCGCTGGCCACCGGCGTCCGGCAAACCCTGGACTGGCTGGGCGCCCACCTGGGCGGCGCGCCGCCGCGGCGGCCCGGCCGGGTCAACGTCTTCGTCAACCACCACGGCTGGCGCCATCTGCCCGACTGGCCGCCCGCCACCACCGATCATTCGCTCTACCTGCAGCCCGGCGGCCGGCTGGGCGAGAACGCACCCGAGCCGGGGGTCGCCCCGGCGACATTCCGCTATGACCCCGCCGACCCGACGCCCACCACCGGCGGTCCGCTGCTGTCCACCGAAGGCGGCTACGCCGACGACAGCCGGCTGGCCCGACGGGCCGACGTGCTCGACTTCACCGGCGACCCCCTCGACCGCGATCTGTACGTGTACGGAAACCCGGTCATCGAGCTGGCGCACACCTCGGACAATCCCCACGCCGACCTGTTCGTCCGGGTCAGCGAGGTCGACGCCCGCGGCCGATCCCGCAACGTCAGCGAGTCCTACCGGCGCCTCGACGCCGGGCAGGAAGCGGTCAGCATCGAACTCGACGGCACCGCGCATCGCTTCGCGGCAGGGACCCGCATCCGCGTCCTGATCGCCGGCGGCTGGTTCCCCCGCTACGCGCGCAACCTCGGCACCGACGAACCGGTGCTCACCGCCCGGCAGCTGAAGCCGGCGACGCACCGCGTGCATTTCGGAAGTTCCCGGCTGGTGCTGCCCGTCGGGGGGCCGTTAACCGACTGA